TCTACCCCCTGTGCATAACGCCCGGCATGCGCAGGGCGGAAGCGCTCAGGCATCCACAGTCCCACCGGCTCGTATAAGGCCTCCTTGACACTGCACAGCACGCCCCAGATATCGCAGCCGACCTCCTCGCAATAAGCAAAGTACTCTCCGGCCGATTTTGCCCATTTAACCATCAGCTTACGGGCAGGCCTTTCAATAACCTGGACAAAAACCGTGTCGATCTGTTTTTCATAAATTTTCATGCGTTCTTCTCCCTCCTTCATGGTGAGATACCAGTCCTTTACCGGATCTGGCATAAACAGCTTGATCGGCGGAGGATTTTTGCTGTAGCGGTGGGGTGTAATGCCAAAGGCCTTTGAAAAGGCCCGGGTAAACCCTTCATGGCTGTCAAAGACAAAATCCAGAGCCACATCCACCACCTTCACCTTTTCTTCGTCCCGCAGCTTAAGGGCTGCCTTGCTCAGGCGCAGGGCCCGGATATAGTCAAAGGGTGATTTACCCGTCAGCTCTTTAAAAATCCTGGAGCAGTGGAAGGGTGAGTAGCCCGCACAATCGGCCAACTCCTTCAGTGTGATGGTTTCTGTCATATGATTTTTGATGTAATCCTGCATCCTCTGGACTGCCAGTATTTTTTCTTCCCGTTTCATCAGCTCACCTCCGTTTTACCAGTATAGACCTGTTTCTCAGGAGATTCTTGACCGCATTTGCGAAAATCTTTAATTTGCTTCAAGCGTCAGCGGCATACCGATCACAATGGCTCTGGAATCCGGTCCGTGACCAATTTGTCTTGTTTTGACAATGGGCATTGCATCGTTTCGGACAACCTCTTTTACAAGGTCTCCGATCTCAGGTTTTTCCTCCGCCTCCTCCATCTTGGTGAAGCTTCCCAGAATAATTCCGTTTATCTTGTCAAAAACGCCCATCTGGCGGTACTGGTTGAGCAGTGAAACCATCCGGTCTGCGCCGCCGCTGTAGCTCTCCAGGAAAAGCAGCTTTTCTGAAAAATCCGGCAAATAGGGCGTTCCTGCCAGCTTCAGGAAGCAGCGGATATTGCCGCCGACCACC
The DNA window shown above is from Eubacterium limosum and carries:
- a CDS encoding helix-turn-helix transcriptional regulator; protein product: MKREEKILAVQRMQDYIKNHMTETITLKELADCAGYSPFHCSRIFKELTGKSPFDYIRALRLSKAALKLRDEEKVKVVDVALDFVFDSHEGFTRAFSKAFGITPHRYSKNPPPIKLFMPDPVKDWYLTMKEGEERMKIYEKQIDTVFVQVIERPARKLMVKWAKSAGEYFAYCEEVGCDIWGVLCSVKEALYEPVGLWMPERFRPAHAGRYAQGVELPVDYDGPVAEGFDLIELPPCKMMVFQGEPFEDEKFYQAVKDIEAVIDSYEPELYGFEWADNDGPRFQLEPQGYRGYIEARPVRGKMEN